The following proteins come from a genomic window of Nicotiana tomentosiformis chromosome 12, ASM39032v3, whole genome shotgun sequence:
- the LOC104121186 gene encoding large ribosomal subunit protein uL18c, with product MACTSLSLSFLHNACADNKQLSLPFRTKLVTLALPLTVEAKATTRREDRTARHVRIRKKVEGTPERPRLCVFRSNKHIYVQVIDDSKMHTLASASTMQKPISEEFDYSAGPTADVAKKVGEVIAKACLEKGITKVAFDRGGYPYHGRIEALADAAREHGLQF from the exons ATGGCTTGTACTTCACTTTCACTTTCTTTTCTTCACAACGCTTGCGCCGATAACAAGCAGCTTAGCCTTCCATTCCGTACCAAATTGGTGACGTTAGCTCTGCCTCTTACAGTTGAAGCCAAGGCCACAACCAGACGGGAAGACAGAACTGCCCGACATGTTCGTATTCGCAAGAAG GTTGAAGGGACACCTGAAAGACCAAGATTGTGTGTCTTCCGTTCCAACAAGCACATCTATGTTCAAGTAATTGATGACTCCAAGATGCACACACTGGCATCTGCTTCAACAATGCAGAAACCGATCTCTGAGGAATTCGACTACTCTGCTGGCCCCACTGCA GACGTGGCGAAGAAAGTTGGGGAGGTTATAGCTAAGGCCTGTCTAGAGAAAGGAATCACTAAAGTAGCCTTCGACCGAGGAGGTTATCCTTATCATGGGCGGATTGAAGCTCTTGCTGATGCTGCAAGAGAACACGGCCTTCAGTTTTAG